The Candidatus Stygibacter australis nucleotide sequence TGATCATGAACTCTTTGGCGAATATTTTTGAGCTTTCAAGTTGTGAAGCCCGTTTATCTGGCCCAAAAACCATTATACCACTACCGTCGAAATAATCTGTGATTCCCTCATTTAAGGGCTGCTCTGGTCCCACAAATATCAGTTTCACATCATTATCTTCACAGAATCGCTTGATCCCGCTAAAATCATTTACCTTTAGTTCTACATTGTTGTGGGTTCCCGCATTACCCGGGATGCAAAAGACTTTTTCAGCTCTTTCACTTTGCTGTAGTTTCCAGACAATTGCATGCTCTCTTCCCCCGGAACCAATCACTGCTATATTCATATTCACCTCAGTAGATTATTTATCTTTCTTTGATTTCATTATCAGCCTTAATCAAAGACTCTTTGATGTCAGCTATTTCCTGATTCACTATTTTACGTAATCGACTGATATTCAAACAATTGATCGCTGCTTTTGCTGCATTTCCCGTATCTATCACAGTTAATCCGGGAGTTTTGGATGGCATGATCAAGGTAGAATTGATATTCACCATCATATCGATCTTATCTTTAAAGGGTGGGCAACTTATCACTGGTATTGAGCTATTTGCTGCCAATGCTCCTCCCAGTCCATTAGATCTGCCAGCTACTGCTATGATCACTCCAGGTTCGATAGAATTATTATAATCACCCAATATCTCAGGAATTCTCTCCCCATTCTTATGGGCAGAAACTACTCTCATCTGTGTGAATATATCATATTTTTCCAATGCTTTTATGATGTTCTCACAATGAGGTAGATCACTAGGTGAACCCATAAAAATACTTACATAAGCATCTTTGATGATTCCTTTTTTAACCAAATTTCCAGCAATCCTCTGTTCTATATCAATTGTAT carries:
- a CDS encoding phosphoribosylamine--glycine ligase family protein, producing the protein MNIAVIGSGGREHAIVWKLQQSERAEKVFCIPGNAGTHNNVELKVNDFSGIKRFCEDNDVKLIFVGPEQPLNEGITDYFDGSGIMVFGPDKRASQLESSKIFAKEFMI